One segment of Panicum virgatum strain AP13 chromosome 3K, P.virgatum_v5, whole genome shotgun sequence DNA contains the following:
- the LOC120697036 gene encoding pre-mRNA-splicing factor CWC22 homolog, with protein MAPSASPAASPPRRRHSRRDDDSPRRRKRRASPSPPRSPSPGADADRRRRSRASPPDPDRRRGGGGDGKPSEEKENGHAKPGRDEEGDDRPPRRARVSDDEKEDGRRRRRARDSDEERDDRRGKRDRERDSRRHRRRSPSTESGSSPDDRRRRRHRRDEGSRRRDDRRRRDDDRGERRRSPENREPTPPLPPPPPLLPEMIPGRTGGIYIPPFRMAQMLREVEDKSSPEYQRLTWDALKKSINGLVNKVNATNIKNIVPELFAENLVRGRGLFCQSCIKSQMASPGFTDVFAALVAVVNTKFPEIGRLLLVRVVLQLKRAYKRNDKPQLLAATKFIAHLVNQVVAHELVALELLTVLLENPTDDSVEVAVGFVKECGAMLQDLSPQGLHAIFERFRGILHEGEIDKRVQFLIEGLFAIRKAKFQGFPAIRPELDLVEQEDQFTHEISLEDDLDAEINLNVFKANPNFVEDEKAYESLKRSILGAESSEDEEGSDAASDDEDKEESDEEEDEEQMEIRDRTETNLVNLRRTIYLTIMSSVDFEEAGHKLMKIKLEPGQEMELCIMLLECCSQERTYLRYYGLLGQRFCMINKVYQENFEKCFVQQYSMIHRLETNKLRNVAKFFAHLLGTDALPWHVLAYIRLTEEDTTSSSRIFIKILFQELSEHLGIRLLNERLNDPNMQGSFESIFPKDHPKNTRFSINFFTSIGLGGITESLREYLKNMPRLIMQQQKPESSESESSGSESGSEISISGSSSESDSESSSDEGDRRRSKKRRKKT; from the exons ACGCCAAGCCCGGAAGGGATGAGGAGGGCGACGACCGCCCTCCCCGGCGCGCTAGGGTTTCCGACGACGAGAAGGAGGAtggccgccggcggaggcgtGCTAGGGATTCGGATGAGGAGAGGGACGACCGACGCGGCAAGCGCGACCGGGAGAGGGAcagccggcgccaccgccgccggagccccaGCACGGAGTCGGGGTCCTCACCCGacgaccgccgccggcgccgccaccgccgagatGAGGGCTCGAGGCGGCGGGATGACCGAAGGCGCCGGGatgacgaccgtggcgagcgccGGAGGAGCCCTGAGAACAGAGAGCCGACGCCGCCCCTGCCCCCACCTCCACCGCTGCTGCCGGAGATGATCCCTGGGCGCACGGGAGGGATCTACATCCCGCCATTCCGCATGGCCCAGATGCTGCGGGAGGTGGAGGACAAGTCGAGCCCTGAGTACCAGCGGCTCACTTGGGATGCTCTCAAGAAGAGCATAAACGGGTTGGTCAATAAGGTCAATGCTACCAATATCAAGAATATAGTGCCAGAGCTCTTTGCTGAGAACCTTGTTCGTGGGCGGGGGCTCTTCTGCCAATCGTGCATCAAGTCACAGATGGCCTCACCTGGGTTCACCGATGTTTTTGCTGCACTTGTTGCGGTCGTGAATACCAAGTTCCCTGAGATCGGACGGTTGCTTCTCGTTCGTGTTGTGCTCCAGCTCAAGAGGGCATATAAGCGAAATGATAAG CCCCAATTGCTTGCAGCAACCAAGTTCATAGCACACTTGGTAAATCAGGTGGTGGCACATGAACTTGTGGCACTGGAGCTTCTTACAGTACTCCTTGAAAATCCAACTGATGATAGTGTTGAG GTGGCTGTTGGGTTTGTCAAAGAGTGTGGGGCAATGCTACAGGACCTATCCCCACAAGGGCTTCATG CTATTTTTGAAAGATTTCGGGGTATACTTCATGAAGGTGAAATAGACAAGAGAGTGCAATTTTTGATTGAAGGACTTTTTGCAATTAGAAAGGCTAAATTTCAG GGGTTCCCTGCCATCCGACCAGAGTTAGATCTTGTGGAGCAGGAGGACCAGTTTACACATGAGATATCCCTTGAAGATGACCTAGACGCTGAGATCAATCTAA ATGTTTTCAAGGCAAACCCGAATTTTGTTGAAGATGAGAAGGCCTATGAGAGCCTAAAGAGAAGCATCCTGGGAGCAGAATCTTCTGAAGATGAAGAAGGATCAGATGCTGCTTCTGATGATGAGGACAAGGAAGaatccgatgaagaagaggatgaggaacaGATGGAGATAAGGGATAGAACAGAGACGAATCTTGTGAATCTTAGAAGAACAATATACTTGACTATTATGTCCAGTGTTGATTTTGAAGAAGCTGGTCACAAGCTAATGAAAATTAAACTCGAGCCTGGTCAAGAG ATGGAGCTGTGTATTATGCTTCTCGAGTGTTGCAGTCAAGAGAGAACATACCTTAGGTATTATGGGCTGCTAGGACAGCGGTTTTGCATGATCAACAAAGTGTACCAAGAGAACTTTGAAAAATGTTTCGTCCAACAATATTCTATGATTCATCGCCTTGAAACGAACAAGTTGAGGAATGTTGCCAAGTTCTTTGCACATTTGTTGGGGACTGATGCACTCCCTTGGCATGTTTTGGCTTACATCCGGCTGACAGAGGAAGACACAACATCCTCTTCCCGAATTTTCATAAAAATTTTATTCCAG GAGTTATCGGAGCACCTGGGCATACGCCTACTCAATGAGAGACTGAATGATCCTAACATGCAAGGTTCCTTTGAGTCAATCTTCCCCAAGGATCATCCAAAGAACACAAGGTTCTCCATCAATTTCTTCACCTCCATTGGTCTTGGCGGTATCACGGAGAGCCTGAGGGAGTACTTGAAGAACATGCCACGCCTCATAATGCAGCAGCAGAAGCCGGAGTCATCTGAATCAGAATCAAGTGGATCAGAATCTGGTTCAGAAATCTCCATCTCAGGGTCCAGTTCTGAGTCAGATTCGGAATCAAGCTCAGATGAGGGCGACAGAAGGCGAAgtaagaagaggaggaagaagacttGA